One Ilumatobacter coccineus YM16-304 genomic window, GCACCTCGTCGACCTCGCCGGCGACGTGCAGCACCGCCGCACCGCCGAGCGAGTGCCCGACGAGGACCTGGGGCGCTCGGTGGTGCTCGCGCAGCCAGCCGACCGCGGCGAGGAGATCATCGGTGTTCGACTTGAAGTTCGTGTTCGCGAACTCGCCGTCGCTGCTCCCCAGCCCGGTGAAGTCGAAGCGCAGCACACCGAAACCGGCATCGGTGAGCGCCACCGCGAGGCGCCCGACCGAGCGGAGGTCCTTTCCGCAGGTGAAACAGTGGGCGAACAACGCGAACGCCTTGGGCGGCCCCGCCGGGAGATCGAGGCGAGCGGCCAACTGGTCGCCCTGGCTGCCCGTGAAGGTGACGCGATCGATGCGTGAGCTCATGGGCCAGACCCTACGAAGTGCGAATGAACGATCTCGGAACGCCCCGACCTGTGAACTTTCGGCGGGAGACTGACACGCCACGCGACACCTACGCCAGCAAGGCTGTAAAGTCCTCCCGAATGGCGGAGGTACTCGTATGAATCCCCTGTCGCTCATCGCCGCTGGCGAGTCAGCCGTCGGCCCGACGCTCGCTGTCATCGTCGGAGCGGGCATGTTCGCTCAGTGGCTCGCTTGGCGCACGCAGTTGCCGTCGATCATCGCGCTGCTCATCGCCGGACTCGTGCTCGGCCCGGTCACCGGGGTGCTCGACCCCGACGACCTGCTCGGCGACACGCTGTTCCCGATCGTGTCGCTCGCCGTTGCCCTGATCCTCTTCGAAGGCGGTCTCGACCTCCCGCCGCGCGAGCTCCGCAACACGGGCACCGCGGTGCGGCGGCTCATCACGATCGGCGCGGTCATCACCTTCGTCGTCGGGTGGTACAGCGCCCGGACGATCTTCGAGATCTCCAACGAGGCGGCGATCGTGCTCGGTGCGGTGCTCGTGGTGACCGGCCCCACCGTCGTCGGGCCGCTTCTCCGCTTCGTCAGACCCGCCGGCACCACCGGTCCGATCCTGCGCGCCGAAGGCGTGCTCATCGACCCGATCGGCGCCACCGGCGCACTGGTGGCGTTCGAACTGGTGCTCGCCGACGAGGCCGGCGAGGCCGTCCTCAGCCTGCTCGGCACGGTCGGACTCACACTGCTCGCCGGCATCGGCTTCGGTCTCGCTGCCGCCTTCGTCCTCGACCAGGCGTTGCAGCGGTTCTTGATCCCCGACCAGTTGGCCGTGCCGGTCACGTTCGCGTTCGTGGTCGCCAGCTTCGTCGCCGCCAACGAGATCCAGGAAGAGTCCGGGCTGCTCGCCGTCACCGTGCTCGGCATCTACCTCGCCCGCCGAGACAGTTCGACGATCCGACAGGTCCTCGAGTTCAACGAGAGCCTCCGCACGCTGCTCATCTCGGCGTTGTTCATCCTGCTCGCCGCTCGCATCGAAGCCGACGCGCTGCGCGACGTGCTCGTTCCGTCGCTGCTGTTCCTCGCGGTGCTCGTGTTGATCGCCCGGCCGCTCACCGTGCTCGTGTCGACCGTTCGCACATCGCTCACGTGGCGAGAACGAGCCTTCCTCACGACCATGGCCCCTCGCGGCATCGTCGCCGCCGCCGTGTCGGCGATCTTCGCGCTCCGACTCGAGGAAGAGGGGGTCGCCGACTCCGAGAAGATCGTGCCGATCGTCTTCCTCGTCATCATCGGCACGATCGTGGTCTACGGCTTCCTGGCAGGTCCGGCTGCTCGCTTGCTCGGTCTCGCCGAGGCGCAGGCCGACGGCGTGCTGATCGCCGGCTCGCACTCGATCGGCCGTGGGCTCGCACTCGAACTCAAGGAGCGTGACGTCAAGACGCTGCTCATCGACACCGACCCGTACAACGTCACCCGCGCCATCGCCGGTGGCCTGACCGCGCGACGTATGAGTGTGCTCGCCGAGGAAGCCACGCACGATCTCGACCTGCGCGGCATCGGCCGAATGCTCGCGCTCACCTCCAACGACGAGGTCAACGCGCTCGCCACCGGTCGGTTCGCTCGGGCGTTCGGCCGACGTGAGGTGTTCCAGTTGGCGCCCGGCAAGCGGCGCAGCGGCCAGTCGGCCGTGCCCGACGAGTACCTCGGGCGGATCATCGGCATCGACGGACTCACCTACGCCACGCTCGACGAGCGGTCGCGGCAGGGCTGGAAGGTCGTCGGTGCTCCCGCCGGGCCGACCATGAACACCGCGCTCGACGAACAGCTCTTCATCCCCCTCGCCCGCGTGACCGAAGGTCGCATGGCCTTCATCTGCCGCAACGACCCGTTGCCGACAGAGGGTGATGTCATCGGGCTCGCCGCACCGTCACTGCAACGTCAGATCGCCGCCGACAAGACGGCTGACGAACCCGCCGACGCGGAGTAGCCGCCGGTGACGTCGATCCGACACGAGCAGGTCGAACCGTCCATGTCAGGCGAGGTCATCACCCGCCTGTTCGTGTACGGCACACTGCAGCCTGGCGACGTGAGGTGGCATCACCTCGAACCGTTCGTCGTCGACGACGGTGTCGCCGACACGGTGACCGGGCGAGTGTTCGACACCGGCCTCGACTACCCGGCCGCGATCTTCGGTGACCACGCCGCACCCGGCGGCACCATCGTCGGCCGCACGTACACCCTCGACGAGGCGTCGCTCGCCGATGCGCTCGCCCATCTCGACGAGGTCGAGGACACGGTGGGTGGCCGCTACCACCGGGTGTCGGTCATCACCGGCACCGGCACGACAGCCTGGGCGTACGAGTACGGCGGGGGCCTCGACCTCGTCGAGATCGTGTCGGGCAACTGGTTCGATCGCTGAGCGACCGACGGAAGCCGATCCGCGACTTCTCGGAGGTCGGCACGGGGCCGAGCGCCGAGCTGGTCTACGTTCACTTCCCATGAGCGTTCGCGACGACCTGACCACCACCGGACTCTGGTACTTCACCGACGGCATGGCAGCCGGCGAAGCCGCCGAGTTCGCCGGACGAGTCGAGTCCCTCGGCTACTCGACCCTCTGGCTTCCCGACACGGTCGGCCGCGACCCGTTCGCCCACATCGCGTGGCTCGGATCGCAGACCACGACGCTCAACTTCGCCACCGGCATCGCCAACATCTTCCACCGGCACCCCGGCCCGATGAAGCAGGTCGCGAACACGCTCGGCGAGCAGACCGGTGGCCGCTTCATGCTCGGCCTCGGCGTCAGCCACGGTCCGATGGTGGCGGGGCTCCGCGGGCTCGACTACTCGAAGCCGCTCACGAAGATGCGCGAGTACCTCGCCGCCATGGACGCGCAACCCTTCGCCGGCCAGGCACCGAGCGACCCGGTACCGGTCGTGCTCGCCGCGCTCGGTCCGAAGATGATCGAGCTCTCCGAGAGCGCCGCCGACGGGGCACACCCGTACTGGAGCACACCCGAGCACACCGCGATGGCCCGTGAGCTCCTCGGGCCCGATGCCCTGTTGTGCGTCGAGCAGAAGGTGTGTCTCACGACCGACGCCGGTCTCGCTCGAGAAGCGGCACTCGCACAGCTGTCGATCTACGCCAACCTGCCGAACTATCGCAACAACTGGAAGCGACTCGGCTTCACCGAAGACGAGATCGAACACCGCGACCAGCGCTTCATCGACGCCGTGTTCGTGTGGGGCGACGACGAACGCGTGAAGGCGGGGGTGCAGGCCCACTACGACGCCGGCGCCACGCACGTGTGCGTGCAACCGGTCGCTCCCGGCGGCGAACGCGTGCTCGACGATCGCGTGCTTGAGCTGCTCGCACCGAACAACAACTGACCGACTCGATGCGACCGAGCCGCCTCCGACTCGCCGACACCGACGACCAGTCGTCGATCGCATCGATCGAGGTGCCGATCGACGGCGAGCACGTGACCGTCGCGCTCACCGAGTTGCGGCCGCTCCGGCGTGCAGAGGTGAGCGACGCGGTCCTCGCCGGGCTCGAACCCCATCTCCAGGCCAGCGCCGACCACGACGCCGACGACGCCGCCGGTCTTCGCAGCAGTGCCGGGCTGCCCGTGTCGACCGGTGACGCGACCACCTCGACCGGACCGGTGCGCGTCGCCCTCGTGGCCGGCGAGCTGCAGCCCGGCCGGTTCGTCGTCGACCTGCTCGGCCACGTTCGCCTCGGCGACGAGGAGCGGTGGCACGGCGCCGGCTACGTGCTCGTCCGCCCGAGCTCCGATCCTGCGGTCACCGGGGCGCATCCACAGCTGCACGGCTTTCACGACCCGCCCCAGAAGTCGATCTACAGCGACCGTGGCTACGCCCGACGCTGGCGGGAGCCCCTCCCCGACTCGCTCCGGCTCGACCTGTTCGCGCTCGACGACGCTGCCGAGCCGACCGACGTGCTGTCAGCCGGCTACCTCCAGGCGAACGGGATCTTCGTCTCGACGGCCCTCGCCGACGACCTTCGCGGTTTCACGATCTCGAACGGTCACTGGTTCGACGCGGTCGCCACGCGACGAGGCGAGCAACACCGCCTGCAGTTCCTGCAACTGCTGCCGTCGGGTGCCATCGACTTCGAACGGTCGACGTTCCGGATCGACGGCGGCATCCACCACAGCATCCGCGAGGTCGTCCAGCTCGACGATCTCGACGCCGTCGAGGCGTTGCGAGCAGAGCTCGTCAGGTCGCAGCATCGTCCAGCGCTCGTCCCCGATTCGATCGTCATGGCCAGTCACCCCGACCTGTTCAGCGTGCCGGCCAGTACCGACATCGCCATGTCGATCGGGCTGCTCACCGGGTTGAACGAACGAGGCCGGACCGGCATCGACGTCGTCGTTCCCGACTACCCGCTCGGCTGACGAGACATCGACCGGTCCCCGCCGCGGCTGAGGGAGCAGTCGGCAGCGTCATGCGACCCGTCCTCGACGATTCCGCGACCGGAATGAAGCGCGGAGCGTCCTGGTTGTACTTATGTCACGCTGTGTTGCGTGCGGAAGGACTCCCCCATGACCGACGCCAACCGACACCAGAACACCACACCGAACATCACCACGCGAGCCAGCACCATCCGGCTTCGAGTCGGACTCGCCCTCGTCGCTGCGGTCGGTCTGACCAGCGCAGCGGTCGTCGGCTCCCAGCTCGGTGATGCCGCAGCGCTCGACGGCTCGCTCGACGCCATCCCGTACACCCGGGCGCAGGCGCTGGACGAGGCGGCGTCCAACCGGTCGTCGGGCGAGGTCATCCAACTCACCTCCAACGCCTCGGCCCTCGACGCCACCGAACAGCGAGATGACGGCGAGGGCATCATCCCGTCGAGCGATGAGGTCGCCGACACCGTCGGCGAGATCGCGTCGACGGTCGGCGACAGCCTCGCCGACGTCGGCCGGTGCATCCTCGAACTGCTTCCCGACGTGTTCTCCGGATCCAGCGACACCACATCCGACGTCGTCGACGACGCCACCTCTGCGTGCGCCGACCTCCTCCCGAGCGCCGACGACTTCGGTGCCATCGACCTCGGCGCGTTCGATCTCTCCGACATCGACTTCGGTGCCATCGACATGGGCGGCGTCGACCCCACCGACGTCGGCTTGCCAGGTGGCTTCGATGTCACCGACATCGATCTGAGCGAGCTCGCCGACGTCGAACTGCCCGACCTCGGCGAACTCGACACGCAGTTCGACGACCTGGACATCGGCAGCGAGGTGCTCGACGTGGTCGCCGATGTGGCCGACGAGGTCGTCGACTTCTTCAAGGAACTCCCGGGCAACGTCCGCGATCGCTTCGACGGACTCTTCGGAAGCGACTAGTGCCGTGTCCAGGAACGTTCGCCCCGCTGTGGGGTGCTGACGAACCGGCGTTAGGTGACAACTGCCTACGGGGCCGGAGTCGTCGTCGGGCGCAAGTGCTCAAGCATCGGATCGACGATCACCATGATTCGATCTTGTTCCTGTTTGACGATCCAGAGAAACGCCGCGGTCGCGGCAGGCGGGCACAGCAGTCCGATCAACAGGAGCACCCTGGCGGCCCATCGGCGCGTGACATGGACGACTCGAAGCGACTTCGACTCGAAGTCCGCAAGCTGGTACAGAAGCCACGCGGCACCCAGAGCGATCGGGGTCGATGCAGCCAAGATCCACGGTGCGTTCATACCTGGAGATTCTGACGAATGGGTGTCGCAGTGTTCCGGCTCCGCGACGACGGCGAAATCGCCCTGAGAGTCCTCCACGGCAACGACCAGCCGGCCCCAACAGTCGGAGGTCTGTCCGTGCGATTTAGCTTGTAACGACCGGGAAGAGATACCCGAGAGCGAACGGACGATCTATAGTTCAGGAATGATCGAACACAGTCTCCCTAACCGTAGGGAAGACATCAGCCATACGGTCGCCAACACCGATTGGCACTTCCAGCCTCAAGAACGACTGCCGGGTCCAGGCGGTGCCTTCAACGGGTACGTCGCAGCTCTTG contains:
- a CDS encoding cation:proton antiporter; translation: MNPLSLIAAGESAVGPTLAVIVGAGMFAQWLAWRTQLPSIIALLIAGLVLGPVTGVLDPDDLLGDTLFPIVSLAVALILFEGGLDLPPRELRNTGTAVRRLITIGAVITFVVGWYSARTIFEISNEAAIVLGAVLVVTGPTVVGPLLRFVRPAGTTGPILRAEGVLIDPIGATGALVAFELVLADEAGEAVLSLLGTVGLTLLAGIGFGLAAAFVLDQALQRFLIPDQLAVPVTFAFVVASFVAANEIQEESGLLAVTVLGIYLARRDSSTIRQVLEFNESLRTLLISALFILLAARIEADALRDVLVPSLLFLAVLVLIARPLTVLVSTVRTSLTWRERAFLTTMAPRGIVAAAVSAIFALRLEEEGVADSEKIVPIVFLVIIGTIVVYGFLAGPAARLLGLAEAQADGVLIAGSHSIGRGLALELKERDVKTLLIDTDPYNVTRAIAGGLTARRMSVLAEEATHDLDLRGIGRMLALTSNDEVNALATGRFARAFGRREVFQLAPGKRRSGQSAVPDEYLGRIIGIDGLTYATLDERSRQGWKVVGAPAGPTMNTALDEQLFIPLARVTEGRMAFICRNDPLPTEGDVIGLAAPSLQRQIAADKTADEPADAE
- a CDS encoding gamma-glutamylcyclotransferase family protein, with the translated sequence MSGEVITRLFVYGTLQPGDVRWHHLEPFVVDDGVADTVTGRVFDTGLDYPAAIFGDHAAPGGTIVGRTYTLDEASLADALAHLDEVEDTVGGRYHRVSVITGTGTTAWAYEYGGGLDLVEIVSGNWFDR
- a CDS encoding TIGR03620 family F420-dependent LLM class oxidoreductase, which translates into the protein MSVRDDLTTTGLWYFTDGMAAGEAAEFAGRVESLGYSTLWLPDTVGRDPFAHIAWLGSQTTTLNFATGIANIFHRHPGPMKQVANTLGEQTGGRFMLGLGVSHGPMVAGLRGLDYSKPLTKMREYLAAMDAQPFAGQAPSDPVPVVLAALGPKMIELSESAADGAHPYWSTPEHTAMARELLGPDALLCVEQKVCLTTDAGLAREAALAQLSIYANLPNYRNNWKRLGFTEDEIEHRDQRFIDAVFVWGDDERVKAGVQAHYDAGATHVCVQPVAPGGERVLDDRVLELLAPNNN